Proteins co-encoded in one Pelobates fuscus isolate aPelFus1 chromosome 5, aPelFus1.pri, whole genome shotgun sequence genomic window:
- the MTAP gene encoding S-methyl-5'-thioadenosine phosphorylase, translating to MAESHSVKVGIIGGSGLDDPDILEGRIEKYVDTPFGKPSDALVLGKIKNVDCVLLARHGKQHTVSPTNVNYRANIWALKMEGCTHILVTTACGSLREEIQPGDVVMLDQFIDRTTKREQTFYDGGTCLPGVCHIPMSDPFCSKTREVLIDVAKKLGIKCHTKGTMLTIEGPRFSSRAESHMFRLWGADVINMTTVPEVVLAKEAGICYASIAMATDYDCWKEHEEAVSVDRVLKTLKENANKATSILLTAIPQIASMDWTEALSTMKSTLQLSVMLPKH from the exons ATGGCTGAATCGCATAGTGTAAAG GTTGGAATAATCGGTGGATCTGGACTGGATGACCCTGATATACTGGAAGGAAGAATAGAAAAATACGTAGATACACCCTTTGGAAAG ccTTCAGACGCCTTGGTtctgggaaaaataaaaaatgttgattGCGTGCTGCTTGCAAG ACATGGAAAGCAGCATACAGTTTCTCCAACAAATGTTAACTACCGTGCCAACATTTGGGCTTTAAAAATGGAAGGATGTACTCACATATTGGTGACTACGGCTTGTGGATCTTTGAGAGAAGAGATTCAGCCTGGAGATGTAGTAATGCTTGATCAGTTTATTGACCG gACTACTAAAAGAGAGCAAACATTCTACGATGGGGGGACATGTTTACCCGGTGTATGTCACATTCCAATGTCTGATCCTTTCTGTAGCAAAACAAGAGAG GTATTAATCGATGTTGCTAAAAAACTTGgcattaagtgtcacactaagggtaCAATGTTGACCATAGAGGGACCACGCTTCAGTTCTAGAGCGGAGAGCCACATGTTTCGCCTCTGGGGGGCAGACGTCATCAATATGACCACGGTTCCTGAAGTTGTTCTTGCCAAAGAAGCTGGCATATGTTATGCAAGTATTGCAATGGCAACAGACTATGACTGCTGGAAGGAACATGAAGAAGCA GTGTCTGTAGACAGGGTACTAAAGACACTTAAGGAAAATGCGAATAAAGCAACAAGTATTCTCCTGACTGCTATACCTCAAATTGCATCCATGGACTGGACAGAAGCACTCAGCACTATGAAG AGTACATTGCAGCTCTCTGTTATGTTACCCAAACACTGA